A window of the Emys orbicularis isolate rEmyOrb1 chromosome 1, rEmyOrb1.hap1, whole genome shotgun sequence genome harbors these coding sequences:
- the LOC135895390 gene encoding olfactory receptor 52K2-like has translation MEASNWTTLHPSNFILLGIPGLEAAHVWISIPFCSIYILSLLGNGLLLAVIKTETSLHEPMYLFLSKLALADLIISTTTLPKTLCIFWFRDQAIHTNACLAQIFLIHSLTTMESGFMLAMAFDRYVAICNPLRHSAILTNRVVAKIGLGVVIRGAVLLGPHPFLLKQLPYCRTHVISHTYCEFMALVKLACVDTTVMRAYSLLVAFLTAGLDFILVVLSYILILWAVFSLPSKHARHKSLSTCGSHICVMLVFYTPAFFSFLSHRFGHVAPHIHILIANMYVLFPPMMNPIIYGVRTPRIRQRALHVLGIKPS, from the coding sequence ATGGAAGCTTCCAACTGGACCACACTCCACCCCTCCAACTTCATCCTCCTCGGCATCCCGGGGCTGGAGGCAGCgcatgtctggatctccatccccttctgctccATCTACATTCTGTCCCTGCTGGGGAACGGCCTCCTCCTGGCTGTTATCAAGACTGAGACGAGCCTCCACGAGCCCATGTACCTTTTCCTTTCCAAGCTGGCGCTTGCCGACCTGATCatctccaccaccaccctgcccaAAACCCTCTGCATATTCTGGTTCAGAGACCAGGCCATTCACACCAATGCTTGCCTGGCCCAGATTTTTTTGATTCACTCACTTACTACCATGGAGTCCGGGTTCATGCTGGCTATGGCCTTCGATCGCTACGTCGCTATCTGTAACCCGCTGCGACACTCGGCCATCCTCACCAATCGGGTCGTAGCCAAGATAGGGCTGGGTGTTGTGATAAGGGGGGCTGTGTTACTGGGCCCCCACCCATTCCTGCTGAAGCAGCTCCCATACTGCAGGACCCATGTGATTTCTCACACCTATTGTGAGTTCATGGCGCTGGTGAAACTGGCCTGTGTGGACACAACGGTCATGAGAGCCTATAGTCTGCTTGTGGCATTTCTAACAGCGGGGTTAGATTTTATCCTCGTTGTCCTCTCCTACATCCTGATCCTCTGGGCCGTCTTCAGCCTCCCCTCCAAGCATGCACGGCACAAATCCTTGAGCACCTGCGGCTCCCACATCTGCGTCATGCTGGTGTTTTACACTCCtgcatttttctccttcctctcccaccGCTTTGGCCACGTGGCTCCCCACATTCACATCCTCATTGCAAACATGTACGTTCTCTTCCCTCCCATGATGAACCCCATCATCTACGGGGTGAGAACCCCGCGGAtccggcagagggcgctccacGTCTTGGGCATCAAACCATCCTGA
- the LOC135885921 gene encoding olfactory receptor 52R1-like, with product MSCPNTSTRSHPATFLLVGIPELQEAQYWIAFPFCIMYVIAVLGNVIVLFIIYTEPSLHEPMYLFLAMLAVTDLVLSTSTLPKMLSIFWLGSREIGFHACLTQMFFVHAFSSVESGVLMAMALDRYVAICCPLRHSSILSVPAIMTMGSLVLARGVLLVSPFSLLVHRLPFCQRCLISHSYCDHMAVVKLVCGDATVSIIYGLFVAFMVVGVDVLIISVSYAMILQAVLRLPYMDTRLKAFSTCASHLCVILAFYIPALFTFLTHRFGHNVPHQVHILVANLYLLVPPMLNPIVYGMKTKHIRERMLCIFQQKGI from the coding sequence ATGTCATGTCCGAACACCAGCACCCGCTCTCACCctgctaccttcctcctggtCGGCATCCCTGAACTTCAGGAGGCCCAGTACTGGATCGCCTTCCCTTTCTGCATCATGTATGTCATTGCTGTGCTAGGAAATGTCATTGTTCTCTTCATTATATACACTGAGCCGAGCCTGCATGAGCCCATGTACCTCTTCCTGGCCATGCTGGCCGTCACCGACCTGGTTCTGTCCACGTCCACcctgcccaaaatgctgagcatcttctggctGGGCTCCAGGGAGATCGGGTTCcatgcctgcctcacccagatgttcttTGTGCATGCCTTCTCGTCGGTGGAGTCGGGCGTGCTCATGGCCATGGCCTTggatcgctacgtggccatctgctGCCCCCTCCGGCACTCCAGCATCCTGTCCGTCCCAGCCATAATGACAATGGGGAGCCTGGTGCTGGCACGCGGAGTCCTTCTGGTGAGCCCCTTCTCCCTCCTTGTCCACAGGCTGCCCTTCTGCCAGCGCTGCCTCATCTCCCACTCATACTGCGATCACATGGCCGTGGTGAAGTTGGTGTGTGGGGACGCTACAGTCAGTATCATTTACGGCCTGTTTGTGGCTTTTATGGTGGTGGGGGTTGATGTGCTTATCATCTCCGTGTCCTATGCTATGATCCTCCAGGCCGTGCTCAGACTCCCATACATGGACACCCGTCTCAAGGCCTTCAGCACCTGTGCATCTCACTTGTGTGTCATCCTTGCATTTTACATCCCTGCCCTCTTCACGTTCCTCACCCACCGATTTGGCCACAATGTCCCACACCAAGTCCACATCCTGGTGGCCAATCTGTACCTGCTGGTGCCCCCCATGCTAAACCCTATTGTGTATGGGATGAAAACCAAACATATCCGGGAGAGGATGCTCTGTATCTTTCAGCAGAAAGGAATCTGA